Within the Echinicola sp. 20G genome, the region TTCCTCCTTTAACTTTCCCCGGTCCTCGCATCGGCAATTCCATCTCATCACTTATTGTCCGACCCTTTTTTCCCAAAGATTTCAAATCAGTAATTAGAAACTTATCCACTTGGTCGCGTTTCAGGGATGCCCCCACGTTACTGAGAACTTGATCATACGCTTTGACTGCAGGTAAAATAGGTACTTCTGGATAGTCAAATGGTTCTTCCATCCAAGTTACAGGCTCATAAACTTTTCTTTCAACCACACTCCCATCTAGCTGCCCATTAAAATTACCATCATACCAATTATCTTGAGCGTAGATATAAAAGTTTTCATTAGATCGATTAAATGGCGGTGTATCTCCAGTTTCCGGGCCAGCAATAAAGTAATTGCCTACCACATTGGCATAGGACTTTCCTTGCGAACCTCCACCTTGAATGTAACCAGCTACCGCCCAATTATAGACCACGTTATTGACATACTGATTGGTCCCTTTTACTTTGGGGTTTCGCGTATGGTTATTGATCCAAAGACAAGAAAGTATCGAAACTCCCCCGGATGGTTGAATCAAACCACCAGTAGAGTGTGTTTGCAATCCTTGTCCAATGATGGAATGCTGCAAAGTAACATCCTTCACCTCACCATTCAAGTCAAAAGTGCCATCTCTTCCCCAAGTAATGGAAACATGATCAAAAATCATATCATGACCATGAGCTATACCAATAGCATCTTTCCCTTTTTCTCCTACCTTTCCCATCCTTACTCTGATATAACGAGTGATGGTATTATTAGCATCTGAATAGGAAAGCCCATTACCATAGATGGTTATTCCTTCACCGGGTGCTGTTTGTCCCGCAATCGTAATATTTTCTTTAACAACTATTCTAGAATCAATCCGTATTACGCCTCCCACTTCAAAAATCACCGTCCGGTTGGGCTGACTAACGGCATCCCGAAAAGACCCAGGACCACCATCTTTAAGATTGGTCACTTTATAAACTTCTCCTCCTCTTCCTCCTGTTGCGAATCTCCCAAAGCCCTCAGCTCCCGGAAAGGCAAGCTGTTGACCATATGTCATGGATGCTACCAAAAAGGCGAGTATTACTAATGCATTCTTTTTCATATTGATTTTTAATTCTGTTTTTAGGGGATTGCCAATTACTTTTATTTTAGCTATCAGATTTGTGTCAATCACCCTATTTATTTGCTTACGAAGCATTTTCGATTCTTGTGCCTCTTGATGTTAGAGATGTGGTCCTGAATATTACAAAAAGACAAGACCGGGTAAAGTATCACCCGATCCTGTACTAAATTAACAAACCCCTAGTGCGAAGTCTTAAAAATTACGACTTCTCAACTCCGCTCGAAATGACCTACCAAAGTTAAATCGAGCGGACTTGTCATTACTACTTTTATATTCAGCTTTGATTTAAATCGACAAAGGACTATTTATTTAAATCATAGTCAATAAACCAGTGCTCTGGTTGCATCAAAAGGTTTCTAATACTTTCTCTTTTTCCTTCAGGATACTTGGCACTTACCCTTTCAGCCAACATACTTGGGTCATTCCATCGCTTAGCCATACGAATCATGGCAAAGTAAGACCGTGCTTCTCCTGCACTTTCCATACAGGTTTCCTCGAGGAGTAAGCTGTCCAAGCCTTTTTTATATTGCTCAATTTTTTCAGGCGTATCCAATTCATCTTTGCTAAGCCCCTCTGGAAAAACAGGTCCCAAATCCACTCGTCTTCTCACCCCCCAGTTGATGTTGATGGCCGAATTATAAGTTTCATTGTCCAAAGGATATTCAAGGTTTCCTTCATTTTTTGAAAGGTAATTCTGTACACCATCATTCAGAAAAGCCTCTGCTTCCTTAAACTTTTCCATTTGATTAAGTGCTTCCGCTACAAAAAGATGTATATCACCAGCTCGGTATAAGGCGATATGCACATCATTTTTATACACATTATCTGCTGTTTCGTGAGCCCTGGAAAATTTCCTAACTACCCATTCACCATTTTGCCTCCAGTAGGTGTAATCCTCTCCTCGATACCTGTCTCCAACGGTGATTCCATCTTGGCGTACCTGTTTTTGAAATCTTTGCATTGCGACTTCTGTGGGACGCAAGTAATATTTATTGGGTTCCGCATTTGAGAAAAAGTCGATCAAATGATTGGTTTGATGTCTTTGGTAATCAAAAGGAACAATATTGATCAATTCTCTGGTTTTGGTAATTGGATCACGATAAAAAAACTGAATCCATTCTCCATTATAATCATCGTTGCCCAACTTGTATCGACCACTTCCTTGGTCGTATATGAAGGACATACCCAAGCTTACTACCTGTTCATAGCTACCATTCCATAAATATAGCTCTATCAACAACGGTCCCGGTGAAGGACAGATCATATTCCAGGTCAAATCCTGCGCGGAAGTACTCACTCCAGGAAATAATAGATCAGACCAAACCAACACCTTTTTACCATCAATTCCATTCACCCCGCCTTCCATCAAGCTGATCAAT harbors:
- a CDS encoding pectate lyase; the protein is MKKNALVILAFLVASMTYGQQLAFPGAEGFGRFATGGRGGEVYKVTNLKDGGPGSFRDAVSQPNRTVIFEVGGVIRIDSRIVVKENITIAGQTAPGEGITIYGNGLSYSDANNTITRYIRVRMGKVGEKGKDAIGIAHGHDMIFDHVSITWGRDGTFDLNGEVKDVTLQHSIIGQGLQTHSTGGLIQPSGGVSILSCLWINNHTRNPKVKGTNQYVNNVVYNWAVAGYIQGGGSQGKSYANVVGNYFIAGPETGDTPPFNRSNENFYIYAQDNWYDGNFNGQLDGSVVERKVYEPVTWMEEPFDYPEVPILPAVKAYDQVLSNVGASLKRDQVDKFLITDLKSLGKKGRTISDEMELPMRGPGKVKGGKAPKDTDNDGMPDRYEKKHGLDPYDPKDGNRTDKYGYTALENYLNAIVSKPKIGLKDY
- a CDS encoding RagB/SusD family nutrient uptake outer membrane protein, with the protein product MKNRFLYKCTLWVGVMILGSCESYFEPDTDDILLEENYIGNTNELYSGYMGIAAKVQTVADQGIFLSELRGDFLEPTDNAPQELWDIYNHTISEGNSFADPSGYYDVINNANNYIRKAFEYKESNPDAVEDAVFEPLVSGAIRFKVWSYLMLAKLYGEAVYLDQPLTKEEDISKYPVMQFDELIGQLISLMEGGVNGIDGKKVLVWSDLLFPGVSTSAQDLTWNMICPSPGPLLIELYLWNGSYEQVVSLGMSFIYDQGSGRYKLGNDDYNGEWIQFFYRDPITKTRELINIVPFDYQRHQTNHLIDFFSNAEPNKYYLRPTEVAMQRFQKQVRQDGITVGDRYRGEDYTYWRQNGEWVVRKFSRAHETADNVYKNDVHIALYRAGDIHLFVAEALNQMEKFKEAEAFLNDGVQNYLSKNEGNLEYPLDNETYNSAININWGVRRRVDLGPVFPEGLSKDELDTPEKIEQYKKGLDSLLLEETCMESAGEARSYFAMIRMAKRWNDPSMLAERVSAKYPEGKRESIRNLLMQPEHWFIDYDLNK